Proteins found in one Saccharomyces kudriavzevii IFO 1802 strain IFO1802 genome assembly, chromosome: 11 genomic segment:
- the CWP1 gene encoding Cwp1p (similar to Saccharomyces cerevisiae CWP1 (YKL096W); ancestral locus Anc_2.485), which yields MKFSTSLSVALFALAKTAIADSEEFGLVSIRSGSDLQYLSVYSDDGTLKLGSGSSSSSSSSSFGATITDDGKLKFDDGKYAVVDNDGSLKEGSESDAATGFSIKDGHLNYKSSDGFYAIKKDSSYIFSSKQSDDATGIAIRPTSKTGSVVPDFAPSDSPSGSSAAQSASSTESSRTSHTTLVSSASSAVASVISQITDGQVQAPNTVYEQTENGAVKAAAGMGAGALAAAAALLL from the coding sequence ATGAAATTCTCCACTAGTTTGTCTGTCGCTTTATTTGCCTTGGCTAAGACGGCCATCGCCGATTCTGAAGAATTCGGCCTGGTGAGTATCCGTTCTGGTTCAGACCTACAATATTTGAGCGTCTACAGCGACGACGGAACTCTGAAACTGGGCAgcggcagcagcagcagcagcagcagcagctcATTTGGTGCCACTATCACCGATGACGGTAAGTTGAAGTTTGACGACGGTAAGTACGCTGTCGTCGACAACGACGGTTCCCTCAAAGAGGGTTCTGAGAGCGATGCTGCCACTGGGTTTTCTATCAAAGACGGCCACCTCAACTACAAGAGTTCTGATGGGTTCTACGCCATCAAGAAAGATTCCTCTTACATCTTCTCTTCCAAACAATCTGACGATGCCACCGGAATTGCCATAAGACCTACCAGCAAGACTGGGTCCGTTGTTCCCGATTTTGCCCCCAGTGATTCTCCTTCTGGATCATCGGCTGCACAGTCTGCCTCCAGCACAGAGTCCAGTAGGACTTCTCACACGACACTAGTCTCTTCTGCTAGTTCGGCTGTTGCTTCTGTTATCTCCCAAATCACTGATGGGCAGGTCCAAGCTCCAAACACTGTCTATGAACAAACCGAAAACGGCGCCGTCAAGGCTGCTGCTGGGATGGGCGCTGGTGCTTTAGCTGCGGCAGCCGCTTTATTGTTATGA